A genomic segment from Ptychodera flava strain L36383 chromosome 8, AS_Pfla_20210202, whole genome shotgun sequence encodes:
- the LOC139139469 gene encoding uncharacterized protein produces MEKMETQLNNMEDAIDEVRQTAEGNKERLKKMESLEDDVIRIEIEMKKLQTAKAEMEDRSKRNNLVFRGVREDENETWEETEQKVKSLLSEKMNITDDIEFERVHRMSTGTRASANSTGRPIVAMCSKYKDKEKILSKGKNLRGTDIFVEQQFSMETNFIRKKLFGKRKELVQQGIRAFVNYKKIVAYEDGTKKTYVYDEATDCVIRQGRTR; encoded by the coding sequence ATGGAAAAGATGGAAACTCAGCTTAATAACATGGAAGATGCTATAGATGAAGTTAGACAAACTGCCGAAGGAAATAAAGAAAGACTAAAAAAGATGGAAAGTCTAGAGGATGATGTTATCAGGATAGAGATagaaatgaagaaactacaaacTGCCAAGGCGGAAATGGAAGATAGATCCAAAAGAAACAATCTAGTTTTCCGAGGAGTACGAGAAGATGAAAACGAAACATGGGAGGAGACAGAACAGAAAGTAAAGTCGTTGttatcagagaaaatgaacatTACAGATGATATTGAATTTGAACGTGTGCACAGGATGTCAACGGGAACACGGGCCAGTGCCAATAGTACCGGGAGACCAATTGTGGCGATGTGCAGTAAGTACAAAGACAAAGAGAAAATCTTGTCGAAAGGGAAGAATCTGAGAGGGACTGATATCTTCGTTGAACAACAGTTTTCTATGGAAACTAACTTTATCAGGAAGAAGTTATTTGGTAAGCGAAAGGAACTTGTTCAGCAAGGTATAAGGGCCTTTGTGAACTATAAGAAAATTGTAGCCTATGAAGACGGCACAAAGAAAACGTATGTTTATGATGAAGCTACAGATTGCGTAATTAGACAAGGACGGACAAGATAG